The genomic DNA CCTGCTCAATCATTCCAATCACTTTTGCCTCATTCAGGTTTCCCAAAGTAATAATGAGATGTGAAGCGTTTTCTGCAGGCTTTGCAAACTGGTGCATCTGAGAAATTGCCTTTTTATCTTCACTTTTTGAAACAACCACAAACTCCCAAGGCTGTGAATTGCATGATGACGGAGCCTGCATGCCTGCTTTAAGCAAGTTTTCTATCAGTTCATCCGGAACTTTTTCATCTTTGAATTTACGTACACTATGTCTTTTAAAAATTAAACTCATCTAACCACCAAATAGCTCTTCAATCTCTTCTCTAACATAAGGATAGTCATTGCTGTCTGTTAAAATCTGGACCTGATCTGAATACTGGATTTTGAAGTCCTCCGTTGGAATTATATACTTGCCGTTTCTGATAACTGACACAACAATTGCATTTTTAGGAAATGGAATGTCCTTGATTTTAAAGTTAATGTAATTGCAATCCAACGGCACAAGATATTCACTCAGGACATGTTTTGAAGGCTTTTTAACGAACTGCCTGTTTTTGCTTAAAAGCAACCTGTCATAAAGTGACTCATAGATAGGTTCGTTTCCGAGAAGTGTTGGAACAACATATGCAATAAGTGACACGATAATCATTGCCACAAGGGATTCTGTTGAGCCAGACATTTCCGCAAGAAGTACAATACCAGTAATTGGTGAGCGGACGGTTGCTGCAAAAAACCCTGCCATTGAAATTATAACAAACCGATAAATCAAATCATGCTGCCAGCCGAAAGCCGGAACAACAACTGAACCGAATACTGCACCTATATATGCGCCCAGCACAAGGATAGGCAGGAATATGCCTCCAGGAGCTCCTGATGAGAATGAAAACATTGAAAATAGATATTTCAATACAAGAAGCAATACAAGAACTCCAAGTGACGGGATAGCTATGTCAAGCATGTCCATCATGAAATGACCTCCGTCACTAATTTCAGGAATCATGAGAGCTACAACACCTGAAACCATGAATACCAGCACGAACTTGAGCCATGAAGGAATCTTAAGATTTTTTACTATATCGCTTGACTTGATCATTCCAATATTATAGACATAACCCAGAAGGCCAACAATCAAACCTAAAACGATTAAAATCCAGAATGAATCCAAAGGAATGTTCAATACAGGGAAATTCAATATTGTGGACTGGCCGAAAATGCCCTTTGAAATAAAGTCAGATACAATAGCTGAAACCAGAGCTATGAAAACCAGGGTCTTATCAAAACCGTGATTGATTTCCTCAAAGACAAATATCACTCCTGCAAGGGGAGCATTGAATGCTGCAGTGATACCGACAGCAGAACCTACAAGAATCAGGCGAAGCTCATCGGTTTTGGATCCTTTGAAAAGCTTGGCTATTCCCTTTCCGGCCATACCTCCAATCTGAACGGACGGACCTTCAGGACCTAATGACAAACCGCCCAATGCTGTTAAAACACCGGCTACTATTTTAGAGAAAAGTACTTTTGCCCAGTTGGCTTCCATATGGCCTTTTACCTCCGCATAAACCTGAGGTATGCCGCTTCCAGAAGAATCTGCTTCCCATTTAGTTAAAAAATCAATTAAAAGCCCCATTATGGCAAGGGCTATAAAAAATAAAATGATGTAAAATACATTTCCATGTATAATACTTAAATAATCTCTTAAAACACTTTCTGAACCTGCAAGCAGCAAACGGTATAAGCATACCATCAATCCGGCAAATATACCTACCAGTACACCCTGAACAGTTAATCTGAAAATGTACTTTGGATTTTCTGTCACAGATTTTAAAGTTTTTTCAAGAGATTTCATTATTTATTAATTTATTGTAAATCATATAAGTTATTTTCATAGTCTTCGACAAAATATCTTATATTTTTTCTTCCCTTGGTTATGATTGAGTGACCTTCGCACTCCAGTTTGTGTTTTTGGTATTCAATTCCTCCAGGATATTTAGGATTCAGCTCACCGTGGGATTTTAAAGTTCTCCAAAAAGGAATTCTATCAAAATCCCTTTCACAGCTTGCCCTGGCAGACAGGTTTATGAACATTCCAGCAGTCATCGGGCAGGTGAAATCAGCACCACGCCTTTGGGATAAAAATTCCCTGATTTCACGGATGGTAATCACTTTGCCTTCAGGAATTAAAGCCATAATGTCATTGTACTCCAGTGGCGGAGCTATCAGCATGTTTTTTCCGCCATATATCTCGATTGACCTTTCATGGTCAACCACTACTATTTTCGGCATATCTTTAGAGTCTTGTAATTTATCATTGAAAGTTTTGCGTGCCATAATATCACCTTTGAAAAATCAAAGTAAACTTATTTAGACCTTACTGATATTTATACTCAATGAAAACAAAAACAGTTCAAATAAATCTTAACAATTCAAGTAAATTTATACAAATTCACCCAAATACAAAATTAATTAAATAAAATATAAATTTTAAAAGATAAATTATTATTTTTTTATACTTATTGAGTTTTTAAAATTAAAATAAAAATAATTATACAAAGTATATAAAATTTATTATACATTAAAAATATAATATATACTTATTAAAGTTCAAAGAATAATGATTCAAATAATGTTATTAAAATGAACAATTTATTAAAAATGAGGGAATTTATGTTAGATATAGTTTATATTTTAAATCAGATTGACAATTTTTTGTACTTTCCCATACTGATTATTGTTATGGCAGTATCAGGATTGTATTTCACCACCAAAACCAGAGGGGTGCAGATAAGGCTGTTCATTGAATCTGTCAAACTCCTTCTGGAACCTTCAGAAGACAAAAAATCCGTATCCTCACTGCAGGCAATGCTGGTTTCCACCGCTTCAAGGGTAGGGACAGGAAATATCATAGGTGTTTCAACAGCACTCTGTCTCGGAGGACCAGGAGCATGTTTCTGGATGTGGGTTATGTGTATTATCGGAGCATCCTCCGCTTTCATTGAAAGTACACTTGCTCAAATCTTTAAAAGAAAAGATGATGAAGGAAAACCTTATGGGGGACCTGCATATTATATTGAACATGGCCTTGGAAAACCGAAAATAGCTGCACTGTTCTGCATTTTCCTAATCTCAACATATGCTTTGGGATTCAATCTTTTATGTTCATATAACCTCCAGTCAACCTTCATGGACTATTCATTCTATAATGCAACAACACCTCTAATCATAGG from Methanobrevibacter sp. includes the following:
- a CDS encoding ClC family H(+)/Cl(-) exchange transporter encodes the protein MKSLEKTLKSVTENPKYIFRLTVQGVLVGIFAGLMVCLYRLLLAGSESVLRDYLSIIHGNVFYIILFFIALAIMGLLIDFLTKWEADSSGSGIPQVYAEVKGHMEANWAKVLFSKIVAGVLTALGGLSLGPEGPSVQIGGMAGKGIAKLFKGSKTDELRLILVGSAVGITAAFNAPLAGVIFVFEEINHGFDKTLVFIALVSAIVSDFISKGIFGQSTILNFPVLNIPLDSFWILIVLGLIVGLLGYVYNIGMIKSSDIVKNLKIPSWLKFVLVFMVSGVVALMIPEISDGGHFMMDMLDIAIPSLGVLVLLLVLKYLFSMFSFSSGAPGGIFLPILVLGAYIGAVFGSVVVPAFGWQHDLIYRFVIISMAGFFAATVRSPITGIVLLAEMSGSTESLVAMIIVSLIAYVVPTLLGNEPIYESLYDRLLLSKNRQFVKKPSKHVLSEYLVPLDCNYINFKIKDIPFPKNAIVVSVIRNGKYIIPTEDFKIQYSDQVQILTDSNDYPYVREEIEELFGG
- a CDS encoding MGMT family protein, whose product is MARKTFNDKLQDSKDMPKIVVVDHERSIEIYGGKNMLIAPPLEYNDIMALIPEGKVITIREIREFLSQRRGADFTCPMTAGMFINLSARASCERDFDRIPFWRTLKSHGELNPKYPGGIEYQKHKLECEGHSIITKGRKNIRYFVEDYENNLYDLQ
- a CDS encoding nitroreductase family protein, translating into MSLIFKRHSVRKFKDEKVPDELIENLLKAGMQAPSSCNSQPWEFVVVSKSEDKKAISQMHQFAKPAENASHLIITLGNLNEAKVIGMIEQDLGACNENILLQATHEGLGAVWLGFHPIEDRTLKLKEFLEIPDYCIPFSVICVGYPAVENEVKLRYDKSKVHFDRY